A stretch of Lathyrus oleraceus cultivar Zhongwan6 chromosome 6, CAAS_Psat_ZW6_1.0, whole genome shotgun sequence DNA encodes these proteins:
- the LOC127092642 gene encoding flavonol synthase/flavanone 3-hydroxylase: MVEIDPDFIQAPDNRPKPNVIEAENVPVIDLSPILDSSSNIEKDPLVFDELVRKIGSACKEWGFFHVINHGAPLESRQKIESVGKKFFGQKMEEKKKVRRDIVKVMGYYESEVTKSVRDWKEVFDFTFEEPTLIPASIDPHDKEVTHWYNQWPEFPPGMREAFQEYAQHMKKLSIKIMELIAVSLGLPAERFNEFFKDETSWIRLNHYPPCPNPDIALGIGSHKDTGALTVLAQDEVSGLEVRRKSDGEWLLVKPLPNAYIINVGDLIQVWSNDAYESIEHRVVLNTEKARLSYPFFLTPAHYTMVEPLKEFTNDENPPKYKPYNWGKFLATRKLGNFMKLGVDNIHTQHFMIT; the protein is encoded by the exons ATGGTAGAGATTGATCCAGATTTCATTCAAGCACCAGATAACAGACCAAAGCCAAATGTGATAGAAGCTGAAAACGTTCCAGTAATAGACCTATCACCTATACTAGACAGTTCCAGCAATATTGAGAAAGACCCTTTAGTTTTTGATGAGCTTGTGAGGAAAATAGGAAGTGCGTGCAAAGAGTGGGGGTTTTTCCATGTGATAAATCATGGAGCTCCTCTTGAAAGTAGGCAGAAGATTGAATCTGTTGGGAAGAAATTCTTTGGTCAAAAAATGGAGGAGAAGAAGAAAGTTAGAAGAGATATTGTGAAAGTTATGGGATATTATGAATCTGAGGTTACTAAGAGTGTTAGAGATTGGAAAGAAGTGTTTGATTTTACTTTTGAGGAACCTACTTTGATTCCAGCTTCAATTGATCCTCATGATAAAGAGGTTACTCATTGGTATAATCAATGGCCTGAGTTTCCACCAGGGATGAG AGAGGCATTCCAGGAATATGCTCAACACATGAAGAAACTATCAATCAAGATAATGGAACTTATCGCGGTGAGCTTAGGATTGCCCGCCGAAAGATTTAACGAGTTCTTCAAAGATGAAACAAGCTGGATAAGACTCAACCATTATCCACCTTGCCCTAATCCTGACATTGCTCTAGGAATTGGAAGCCATAAAGATACTGGTGCTTTAACTGTCCTGGCTCAAGATGAAGTTAGTGGACTTGAAGTGAGGAGAAAATCTGATGGTGAATGGCTTCTTGTTAAGCCTTTGCCTAATGCTTATATTATCAATGTTGGAGACTTAATTCAGGTTTGGAGCAATGATGCATACGAGAGTATTGAACACAGAGTGGTGCTCAACACTGAGAAAGCAAGGCTTTCATATCCATTCTTTCTGACTCCAGCACACTACACCATGGTGGAACCTTTGAAAGAGTTCACAAATGATGAAAACCCTCCAAAATATAAACCTTACAATTGGGGCAAGTTTTTAGCTACTAGAAAGCTTGGCAATTTCATGAAACTTGGTGTTGACAACATCCATACTCAACATTTCATGATTACTTAG